One part of the uncultured Celeribacter sp. genome encodes these proteins:
- a CDS encoding folylpolyglutamate synthase/dihydrofolate synthase family protein — protein MHHAPHSDVILDRLMSLHPKVIDLVLDRVWRLLAALDHPERKLPPVIHIAGTNGKGSTQAMIRAGLEASDKRVHAYTSPHLARFHERIRLAGKLISEEALAAVLEKCEAANGDAPITYFEITTVAGLLAMSRVPADYTLLEVGLGGRLDATNVVEAPELTIITPVSIDHTQFLGETIAEIAAEKAGILKRGVPCVVGPQTDEAMEVIEARAARLGVPLLAYGQHWHVWEERGRLIYQDELGLRDLPLPKLIGHHQVMNAGAAIAALRHLGFDDTAFEAALIDAYWPARMQRLVSGPLTDTAPSAELWLDGGHNPAAGEALSESLDRLPKRPTYMICGMLNTKDVGGYLRPLARHAEHLYAVSIPDATATLPAATTAQAARESGFEATEATSVAEAVAQICTTAPEARILICGSLYLAGHILQDNG, from the coding sequence ATGCATCACGCTCCGCATTCCGACGTCATTCTCGATCGGCTTATGTCTTTGCACCCTAAGGTCATCGACCTTGTGCTCGACCGTGTCTGGCGCCTTCTGGCAGCACTGGATCATCCGGAGCGCAAGCTGCCACCGGTCATTCATATCGCCGGAACCAACGGCAAAGGCTCGACCCAGGCGATGATCCGCGCCGGCCTGGAAGCCTCGGACAAACGGGTGCATGCCTATACCTCGCCGCATCTGGCGCGCTTTCATGAACGCATCCGTCTCGCGGGCAAACTGATTTCCGAAGAGGCGCTCGCCGCCGTTCTGGAAAAATGTGAAGCCGCCAATGGCGACGCCCCGATCACCTATTTCGAAATCACCACGGTGGCCGGGCTGCTGGCAATGTCGCGTGTGCCAGCCGATTACACCCTGCTGGAAGTGGGGCTGGGCGGCCGACTTGACGCCACCAATGTCGTTGAGGCGCCGGAGCTGACCATCATCACGCCGGTGTCGATCGACCACACCCAGTTTCTGGGCGAAACCATCGCCGAGATCGCCGCCGAAAAGGCCGGGATTCTCAAACGCGGCGTCCCCTGCGTCGTCGGGCCGCAAACCGACGAAGCCATGGAGGTGATCGAAGCCCGTGCAGCGCGCCTTGGTGTCCCGCTTCTGGCCTATGGGCAACACTGGCATGTCTGGGAAGAGCGCGGACGGCTGATCTATCAAGACGAACTCGGGCTGCGGGATCTGCCCCTGCCCAAGCTGATCGGGCACCATCAGGTCATGAACGCCGGGGCTGCCATCGCGGCCCTACGCCATCTCGGTTTCGATGACACGGCTTTTGAAGCCGCCCTCATTGACGCATACTGGCCCGCCCGGATGCAACGCCTTGTAAGCGGCCCGCTTACAGATACGGCCCCGAGTGCCGAACTCTGGCTCGATGGCGGCCACAACCCGGCTGCAGGCGAAGCCCTGTCCGAGTCACTGGATCGGCTTCCAAAACGGCCCACCTATATGATCTGCGGCATGCTCAACACCAAAGACGTGGGCGGCTACCTGCGCCCGCTCGCCCGCCATGCCGAACATCTCTACGCAGTCTCGATCCCTGACGCGACCGCCACGCTGCCTGCCGCCACGACCGCACAGGCCGCGCGCGAAAGCGGGTTTGAGGCGACCGAAGCCACTTCGGTCGCAGAGGCCGTTGCACAGATCTGCACGACCGCCCCCGAGGCGCGGATCCTGATCTGCGGCTCGCTCTATCTCGCCGGGCATATCCTGCAAGACAACGGCTAA
- a CDS encoding HAD family phosphatase: MTTNAPVEAVVFDIGNVLIEWQPERLYDAVIGEARRKEMFAAIDLHAINDRVDRGANFRETIEQAAADHPAFHDEILMWYFDWAKMASPAIPHSVHLLRALRAKGVPVFALSNFGVESFEFAETLYPFLAEFDRRYISGRMGCVKPHALIYEMLEADCRMVPESLLFADDRAENISMAASRGWQTHLFEGPQGWASCLVKVGLLQPEEAAFTPPV; this comes from the coding sequence ATGACGACAAATGCGCCTGTTGAAGCGGTTGTGTTCGACATCGGTAACGTGTTGATCGAATGGCAACCCGAACGCTTGTATGATGCGGTGATCGGGGAGGCGCGCCGCAAGGAAATGTTTGCCGCCATCGATTTGCATGCCATCAATGACCGGGTCGACCGTGGCGCGAACTTTCGCGAAACCATTGAACAGGCGGCAGCGGACCACCCGGCGTTTCACGATGAGATCCTCATGTGGTATTTCGACTGGGCTAAGATGGCCTCGCCCGCCATTCCCCATTCGGTGCATTTGTTGCGGGCATTGCGTGCCAAGGGGGTGCCGGTTTTTGCGCTGAGCAATTTCGGTGTGGAAAGCTTTGAATTCGCCGAAACGCTCTATCCATTTCTGGCAGAGTTCGACCGGCGCTATATTTCCGGGCGTATGGGCTGCGTGAAACCGCATGCGCTGATCTATGAGATGCTCGAAGCCGATTGCAGGATGGTGCCGGAGAGCCTGTTGTTCGCCGACGACCGAGCCGAAAACATCTCCATGGCGGCCAGCCGGGGCTGGCAGACGCATCTCTTTGAAGGGCCTCAGGGGTGGGCGAGCTGTCTGGTCAAAGTCGGGCTTTTGCAGCCCGAAGAGGCGGCATTCACGCCGCCTGTCTGA
- a CDS encoding YaiI/YqxD family protein translates to MTKIYVDADACPVKAEAEKVATRHKLPCLFVCNGGLRPSENPYVEMIFVPDGPDVADMWIAERAGRGDVVVTGDIPLAAKAVEAGARVLKHDGEAFTPANIGNALATRDLMYDLRAADPFRQGGGKAFSKSDRSRFLDALERAVQAAKREQI, encoded by the coding sequence ATGACGAAAATCTATGTCGACGCGGATGCCTGCCCGGTCAAGGCAGAGGCGGAGAAGGTTGCGACGCGGCATAAGCTGCCCTGTCTGTTCGTCTGCAACGGCGGGCTGCGGCCCTCAGAGAACCCCTATGTCGAGATGATCTTTGTGCCCGACGGGCCCGATGTGGCCGATATGTGGATTGCCGAGCGTGCCGGGCGTGGCGATGTCGTTGTCACCGGGGATATACCGCTGGCCGCGAAAGCCGTCGAGGCCGGGGCGCGGGTGCTCAAACACGATGGCGAAGCCTTCACCCCCGCCAATATCGGCAATGCGCTGGCGACGCGCGATCTGATGTATGATCTGCGCGCGGCCGATCCGTTCCGACAGGGCGGCGGAAAGGCCTTTTCAAAATCGGACCGGTCGCGGTTTCTGGACGCACTGGAACGGGCGGTTCAGGCCGCCAAGAGGGAACAGATATGA
- the zapE gene encoding cell division protein ZapE, with product MKTLMEIYAARVAEGSLRDDPAQEAVLPLLERVRAELAQPGDHKGGLLGLFKSRKPAEAVRGLYLWGGVGRGKSMLMDLFYEHAPVAARRVHFHAFMQEVQDGINAARKAGTADAIAPVVDKIAAEIKLLCFDEMQITDIADAMIVGRLFEGLFAKGVTVVTTSNRVPDDLYKDGLNRQLFLPFIALIKERLQVHHLHSPVDYRQGRLTGTPVYFHPVDAAAREAVDDIWTDLTGGASESLTLKVKGRDVVLPRFHNGIARATFWDLCGQMFGPGDYLVIADAVKLLILENIPRLTRHNFNEAKRFVTLVDALYEAKVRLVCTAVDEPEYLYNEGTGSFEFERTASRLREMQDAHWGEDHPV from the coding sequence ATGAAAACGCTGATGGAAATCTATGCGGCCCGGGTGGCCGAAGGCAGCCTGCGGGACGATCCCGCGCAGGAAGCGGTTTTGCCGTTATTGGAGCGGGTGCGTGCCGAACTGGCACAGCCGGGCGACCATAAGGGCGGTCTTCTGGGGCTGTTCAAGTCCCGCAAACCGGCAGAGGCCGTGCGCGGGCTTTATCTGTGGGGCGGGGTCGGGCGTGGCAAATCCATGTTGATGGATCTGTTCTACGAACATGCGCCGGTCGCTGCCCGCCGTGTCCACTTCCACGCCTTCATGCAGGAGGTGCAGGACGGCATCAACGCCGCGCGTAAGGCCGGGACCGCTGATGCGATTGCGCCTGTCGTCGACAAGATCGCAGCGGAAATCAAACTGCTCTGTTTCGATGAGATGCAGATCACCGATATTGCCGACGCGATGATTGTAGGCCGCCTGTTCGAGGGGCTTTTTGCCAAGGGCGTGACAGTGGTCACCACGTCGAACCGGGTGCCGGACGATCTGTATAAGGATGGTCTGAACCGGCAATTGTTCCTGCCCTTCATCGCATTGATCAAGGAGCGCCTGCAGGTGCACCACCTGCATTCCCCAGTGGATTACCGACAAGGGCGGCTGACCGGGACGCCGGTCTATTTCCATCCTGTGGACGCCGCCGCGCGTGAGGCGGTCGACGACATCTGGACCGATCTGACGGGCGGGGCCAGCGAAAGCCTGACGCTGAAGGTTAAGGGCCGCGACGTGGTCCTGCCACGCTTTCACAACGGCATCGCACGGGCGACCTTCTGGGATCTGTGCGGGCAGATGTTCGGCCCCGGTGATTATCTGGTGATTGCCGATGCCGTGAAGCTTTTGATTCTGGAAAACATCCCGCGCCTCACCCGGCACAATTTCAACGAGGCCAAGCGGTTCGTGACGTTGGTCGATGCGCTGTATGAGGCCAAGGTGCGCCTCGTCTGCACCGCCGTGGACGAGCCGGAATATCTCTACAATGAGGGCACGGGGTCTTTCGAATTCGAACGCACCGCATCGCGCCTGCGTGAAATGCAGGATGCCCATTGGGGCGAAGACCACCCGGTTTAG
- a CDS encoding iron exporter MbfA translates to MIPGFSNRKRFSDLSDQEILALAISSEEDDARIYRQYAEYLRADFPDSAKVFDEMAVEEDGHREALIKMHKTRFGDVIPLIRREHVAGYYARNPVWLIENLGLERIRDEAHQMERNAEAFYRSAAARTQDADTRALLGRLAAAEAGHDRRAGELEAEFLDDDARSEEQRTAHRQFVLTWVQPGLAGLMDGSVSTLAPIFATAFATHNTHTTFLVGLAASVGAGISMGFTEAASDDGELSGRGSPMKRGIASGLMTTLGGLGHALPYLIPHFWTATFIAMAVVFIELWSIAWIQKRYMNTPFFRAAFQVVFGGALVFAAGVLIGGG, encoded by the coding sequence ATGATCCCCGGATTTTCCAACCGCAAACGGTTTTCTGACCTGAGTGATCAGGAGATTCTCGCACTTGCGATCTCTTCAGAGGAAGATGATGCCCGTATCTATAGGCAGTATGCCGAATATCTGCGGGCTGACTTTCCGGACAGCGCTAAGGTGTTTGACGAAATGGCCGTGGAAGAGGATGGCCACCGTGAAGCGCTGATCAAAATGCACAAGACGCGGTTTGGCGATGTCATTCCGCTGATCCGGCGCGAACATGTCGCGGGCTATTATGCCCGCAATCCGGTCTGGCTGATCGAAAACCTCGGTTTGGAGCGTATCCGGGATGAGGCGCATCAGATGGAACGCAATGCCGAGGCCTTTTATCGTTCGGCGGCGGCGCGCACGCAGGATGCGGATACGCGCGCGCTTTTGGGACGTCTGGCTGCGGCGGAGGCCGGACATGACCGGCGCGCTGGCGAACTTGAGGCGGAGTTTCTGGATGATGACGCCCGCAGCGAAGAGCAAAGAACCGCTCACCGGCAATTCGTTCTGACATGGGTGCAGCCGGGGCTGGCGGGCCTTATGGACGGTTCAGTGTCGACCTTGGCACCGATCTTTGCCACGGCTTTCGCGACCCATAACACCCATACCACCTTTCTGGTCGGTCTGGCGGCGTCGGTCGGCGCGGGCATTTCCATGGGCTTTACCGAGGCTGCGTCTGACGACGGGGAACTTTCCGGCCGCGGCTCGCCGATGAAACGTGGCATTGCATCGGGCCTGATGACCACTCTGGGCGGGCTGGGGCATGCCTTGCCCTATCTGATCCCGCATTTCTGGACCGCGACCTTCATCGCCATGGCTGTGGTGTTCATTGAATTGTGGTCCATCGCCTGGATTCAGAAGCGTTACATGAACACGCCGTTCTTTCGTGCGGCCTTTCAGGTTGTATTCGGCGGCGCGCTGGTGTTCGCTGCAGGGGTGTTGATCGGTGGCGGATAA
- a CDS encoding I78 family peptidase inhibitor: MMPRLLPLAGCLALVLLSGCKEDPAPPPADVAADSCDHAPFDALIGQPRNALEGMDMPERTRIISPHDMITEDFRPDRLNISLDKDGHISRVWCG, encoded by the coding sequence ATGATGCCCCGCCTTTTGCCTCTTGCAGGCTGTCTTGCACTGGTCCTTCTGAGCGGATGCAAAGAAGACCCGGCCCCTCCGCCCGCGGATGTGGCCGCAGACAGTTGCGATCACGCGCCCTTCGACGCGCTGATCGGGCAGCCACGCAACGCGCTTGAGGGAATGGACATGCCGGAACGGACGCGCATCATTTCGCCCCACGACATGATCACAGAGGACTTTCGGCCCGACCGTCTCAACATCTCGCTCGATAAAGACGGGCACATCAGCCGTGTCTGGTGTGGCTGA
- a CDS encoding LLM class flavin-dependent oxidoreductase, producing MALEFGVDTFGDVTWDNTGKDLPQGQVIRNVIEEAKLCEEVGLDVFGLGEHHRPDYAVSSPETVLAAIAAQTSRIKLTSAVTVLSSDDPIRVFQRFSTLQAISNGRAEVTLGRGSFTESFPLFGYDLSDYEMLFEEKLELFNLLVTSDKISWKGRHRPALKAQSVYPRPETTIPVWIGVGGSPESVVRAASHNMPMALAIIGGPPARFAPYADLYREVREKMEAPQLPIGCHSPGHVGPSDSEARDRFFEGYRIMHERIGRSRGWPPLSRAQFDHEIDNGALYVGSPETVARKIAATVKALGLSRFDLKYSAGPVSHELIMDNIRLYGTEVVPMVRDMLGLPASG from the coding sequence ATGGCATTAGAATTCGGCGTCGACACGTTTGGCGATGTCACATGGGATAACACCGGCAAGGATCTGCCGCAGGGGCAGGTCATCCGCAATGTGATCGAAGAGGCAAAACTCTGCGAAGAGGTTGGCCTCGACGTCTTCGGACTGGGGGAGCATCATCGCCCCGATTATGCCGTCTCCAGCCCGGAAACGGTGCTGGCCGCCATTGCCGCGCAGACCTCCCGCATCAAACTGACCTCCGCCGTCACCGTACTATCCTCAGACGACCCAATCCGGGTGTTTCAGCGCTTCTCGACCCTTCAGGCGATCTCGAACGGGCGCGCCGAAGTCACGCTGGGGCGCGGGTCTTTCACCGAAAGCTTCCCGTTGTTCGGCTACGACCTGTCGGATTACGAAATGCTGTTCGAAGAAAAGCTGGAGCTGTTTAACCTTCTGGTAACGAGCGACAAGATCAGCTGGAAGGGCCGCCATCGTCCGGCGCTGAAGGCCCAGAGCGTCTATCCCCGCCCTGAAACTACGATACCGGTCTGGATCGGTGTCGGCGGATCGCCGGAATCGGTGGTGCGGGCGGCGAGCCACAATATGCCTATGGCACTGGCCATCATCGGCGGACCACCGGCACGCTTTGCCCCCTATGCCGATCTCTACCGCGAAGTGCGGGAAAAGATGGAGGCACCGCAATTGCCAATCGGCTGTCATTCGCCGGGCCATGTCGGCCCCAGCGACAGCGAAGCCCGCGACCGGTTTTTTGAAGGTTACCGGATCATGCACGAACGCATCGGGCGCAGCCGGGGCTGGCCGCCGCTGAGCCGCGCGCAGTTCGATCATGAGATCGACAACGGTGCGCTCTACGTCGGCAGTCCAGAGACCGTCGCCCGCAAGATCGCGGCCACCGTCAAGGCGCTGGGTCTGTCGCGGTTCGATCTGAAATATTCGGCTGGTCCGGTCAGCCATGAGCTGATCATGGACAATATCCGGCTGTATGGCACTGAAGTCGTGCCGATGGTGCGCGACATGCTGGGGCTTCCGGCCAGCGGCTGA
- a CDS encoding TetR/AcrR family transcriptional regulator: MRSTIKKGRKFDQVVEGARTVFLRDGFEGASVDDIAREANVSKATLYSYFPDKRVLFLEIASQETHRQADAFIEHMDESQSPAELLPVAGRKILDYVLSDMGLAVFRIAVAESDRFPEIGEKFYESGPGLIKSRLSQYLGSCVAAGQLQIEDLDLAAEQFADLCKVRALTQRTFHPNSNVSDALRQKIVDSAVELFLARYGAPT; the protein is encoded by the coding sequence ATGCGCAGCACGATCAAAAAGGGCCGTAAATTCGATCAGGTTGTCGAAGGCGCGCGCACCGTGTTTCTGCGCGACGGTTTCGAAGGCGCCTCCGTCGACGATATCGCCCGCGAGGCGAATGTCTCGAAAGCGACGCTGTACAGCTACTTTCCCGACAAGCGCGTGTTGTTTCTGGAAATCGCGTCGCAGGAAACCCACCGGCAGGCCGATGCCTTCATCGAGCATATGGATGAAAGCCAGTCACCCGCCGAACTGCTGCCCGTCGCCGGGCGCAAGATCCTTGATTATGTGCTCTCGGACATGGGCCTGGCGGTATTTCGCATCGCCGTTGCCGAAAGCGACCGTTTCCCGGAAATCGGTGAAAAGTTCTATGAAAGCGGGCCTGGTTTGATCAAAAGCCGCCTGTCGCAATATTTGGGCAGCTGTGTCGCCGCAGGCCAATTGCAGATTGAGGATCTGGATCTGGCTGCCGAACAATTCGCGGATCTCTGCAAGGTCCGCGCCCTGACCCAACGCACCTTCCATCCCAACAGCAACGTCAGCGACGCCCTGCGCCAAAAGATCGTCGACAGCGCTGTGGAGCTGTTTCTCGCCCGTTACGGAGCCCCGACATGA
- a CDS encoding leucyl aminopeptidase family protein, which translates to MSLTFAAPSTDAHPLYLLTTETLEAFMAEADPVTVTWLKANGFSAAFGSVCCLPGDTGLRGAVAGLGSERDRSRTRFGLGALRSKLPEGVYDLQSDFEGAALEEQLLGWLLAGYVFDRYAPQSVSKAELVAPEGVEADRLEAIAAGEALTRDLINTPASDMGPAELEAATRTLAEMFGAKITVTEGEKLLENGFPMVHAVGRASPRAPRLIDMSWGSRGPRLTLVGKGVCFDTGGLNLKPGSSMGLMKKDMGGAATVLGLARMIMALELPLQLRVLIPAVENSVAGDAFRPQDILSSRKGLSVEINNTDAEGRLVLADALALADETPADLLISMATLTGAARVAVGPDLAPFYATEQNDAAALSAAAMAAADPVWQMPYWEPYEKMIEPGIADLDNAPAGGMAGSITAALFLRRFVTDTPRYMHFDIYGWNPSPAPARPKGGVGQGARAILAALPEMLEL; encoded by the coding sequence ATGTCTCTTACCTTTGCTGCACCAAGCACCGATGCGCACCCCCTTTATCTTCTGACGACAGAGACACTTGAGGCATTCATGGCCGAGGCCGATCCGGTCACGGTGACCTGGCTGAAGGCGAACGGGTTTTCGGCGGCTTTCGGCTCGGTGTGTTGCCTGCCCGGAGACACCGGCCTGCGTGGTGCGGTGGCGGGGCTTGGGTCCGAACGTGACCGGTCCCGCACGAGATTTGGTCTGGGAGCGCTGCGCAGCAAGCTGCCTGAGGGTGTTTATGACTTGCAGAGCGATTTTGAAGGGGCGGCTCTGGAAGAGCAGCTTTTGGGCTGGCTGCTTGCGGGCTACGTGTTCGATCGCTACGCGCCGCAATCCGTGTCGAAAGCCGAGTTGGTCGCGCCGGAGGGCGTGGAGGCCGACCGCTTGGAAGCCATCGCAGCGGGCGAAGCCCTGACCCGCGATCTTATCAACACACCGGCCAGCGACATGGGCCCGGCAGAGCTTGAAGCCGCTACGCGGACCCTGGCTGAGATGTTCGGTGCAAAGATCACCGTCACGGAGGGGGAAAAGCTGTTGGAAAACGGCTTTCCGATGGTCCATGCGGTTGGGCGTGCTTCGCCACGGGCACCGCGTCTGATCGATATGTCATGGGGCAGCAGAGGTCCCAGACTGACACTGGTGGGCAAGGGTGTGTGTTTCGACACCGGAGGGCTGAACCTCAAACCCGGATCGTCCATGGGCTTGATGAAAAAGGATATGGGGGGCGCGGCCACGGTGCTGGGGCTGGCACGCATGATCATGGCCTTGGAGCTGCCGCTGCAATTGCGCGTGCTGATCCCGGCCGTGGAAAACTCTGTCGCAGGCGATGCATTCCGCCCGCAGGATATCCTGTCGTCGCGCAAGGGATTGAGTGTCGAGATCAACAACACCGATGCCGAGGGGCGGCTGGTGCTTGCCGATGCCTTGGCGTTGGCCGATGAAACCCCGGCAGATCTGTTGATTTCCATGGCGACACTGACAGGTGCGGCGCGGGTTGCGGTGGGGCCGGATCTGGCCCCTTTCTATGCCACTGAACAAAATGATGCCGCTGCCTTGTCTGCGGCGGCCATGGCGGCGGCGGATCCGGTCTGGCAGATGCCCTATTGGGAGCCCTATGAAAAGATGATCGAGCCGGGGATTGCGGATCTGGACAACGCTCCTGCCGGGGGCATGGCTGGGTCGATCACGGCGGCCTTGTTCCTGCGCCGGTTTGTGACGGACACGCCGCGCTACATGCATTTCGATATTTATGGCTGGAACCCGAGCCCGGCACCGGCGCGACCCAAGGGGGGTGTGGGGCAGGGGGCGCGGGCGATTCTGGCCGCTTTGCCAGAGATGTTGGAGCTATGA
- a CDS encoding MFS transporter translates to MSTQRTPLITPVLIAGCIVIIVSFAIRASFGVFQIPIATEFNWPRAEFSLAIALQNLFWGIGQPIFGALAERIGDRKAIVLGALTYAAGLVLSSFAVSPTAHQLYEVLVGFGIAGTGFGVILAVVGRASSDENRSMSLAIATAAGSAGQVFGAPLAEWLLGMMSWQNVFLLFAVAVLLSLLALPMMRSPQTAGKAELEESLGSILVKAFRDPSYSLIFLGFFSCGYQLAFVTAHFPALVTEMCGSIDPSGTLASLGVTSTSALGAVSISLIGLANIGGTLLAGFLGNRFSKKYLLASIYLGRTIAAAAFIALPITPTSVLVFSVVMGALWLATVPLTSGLVAHIYGLRYMGTLYGIVFFSHQLGAFLGVWLGGRLYDLYGDYTMVWWVGVGIGAFSAIVHLPVKEIPLGQRGIRQAA, encoded by the coding sequence ATGTCCACACAGCGCACGCCCCTCATCACGCCGGTTCTGATCGCAGGCTGTATTGTCATCATCGTCAGCTTCGCGATCCGCGCCTCTTTCGGGGTGTTCCAGATCCCCATCGCCACGGAATTCAACTGGCCGCGTGCAGAGTTCTCGCTGGCCATCGCCCTGCAAAACCTGTTCTGGGGCATCGGACAGCCGATTTTTGGCGCGCTGGCGGAACGGATCGGCGACCGAAAGGCCATTGTCCTCGGCGCGCTGACCTATGCGGCGGGGCTGGTGCTGTCGTCCTTTGCGGTCTCCCCCACCGCGCATCAGCTTTATGAGGTGCTGGTCGGCTTTGGCATCGCAGGCACCGGCTTTGGCGTGATTCTTGCCGTGGTCGGACGTGCCTCCTCGGACGAAAACCGCTCCATGTCGCTGGCAATCGCCACCGCAGCAGGCTCCGCCGGGCAGGTCTTTGGGGCCCCGCTTGCGGAATGGCTTCTTGGCATGATGAGCTGGCAAAATGTGTTTCTGCTCTTTGCTGTCGCCGTGCTTCTGAGCCTACTGGCGCTGCCGATGATGCGCAGCCCGCAAACGGCCGGCAAAGCCGAGCTGGAGGAAAGCCTTGGGAGCATTCTGGTCAAAGCCTTTCGCGACCCGAGCTATAGCCTGATCTTCCTTGGCTTTTTCTCCTGCGGATACCAACTGGCCTTTGTCACGGCGCATTTTCCGGCGCTCGTCACCGAAATGTGCGGCTCTATCGACCCGTCCGGCACTTTGGCATCATTGGGGGTCACATCGACCTCTGCCCTTGGGGCCGTATCGATCTCGCTCATCGGGCTGGCGAATATCGGTGGCACCTTGCTGGCCGGATTTTTGGGCAACCGCTTTTCCAAGAAATACCTGCTGGCCAGCATTTATCTGGGCCGCACAATCGCGGCGGCAGCTTTCATCGCCCTGCCCATCACCCCGACCTCCGTGCTGGTGTTTTCCGTCGTCATGGGCGCGCTCTGGTTGGCGACCGTGCCGCTGACTTCTGGCCTTGTCGCGCATATCTATGGCCTGCGCTACATGGGCACGCTCTATGGCATCGTGTTCTTTTCCCACCAGCTCGGCGCGTTTCTCGGCGTCTGGCTGGGCGGGCGGCTTTATGATCTTTACGGCGACTACACCATGGTCTGGTGGGTCGGTGTCGGGATCGGGGCGTTTTCCGCCATCGTGCATCTGCCGGTCAAGGAGATCCCTCTGGGGCAGCGCGGGATCAGACAGGCGGCGTGA
- a CDS encoding DUF2794 domain-containing protein, giving the protein MSAPIPTPFSGPGGPLQPEKVVFDRRELGVIMGLYGRMVAAGEWRDYGMSFLKDVAVFSVFRRTAEYPLYRIEKRPKLRNKQGMYSVIGMDGQILKRGTDLRTMLRLFDRHLIRAVD; this is encoded by the coding sequence ATGAGCGCCCCCATACCCACTCCGTTCTCGGGCCCCGGAGGGCCATTGCAACCCGAAAAGGTCGTGTTCGACCGTAGAGAACTCGGGGTCATCATGGGGCTTTACGGACGCATGGTCGCGGCCGGAGAATGGCGCGATTACGGCATGTCCTTTCTGAAAGACGTGGCCGTATTTTCGGTCTTTCGACGCACCGCTGAATATCCACTCTATCGCATCGAGAAACGCCCGAAGCTGCGCAATAAGCAGGGCATGTACAGCGTGATCGGCATGGATGGGCAAATCCTGAAACGCGGGACGGACCTGCGCACCATGCTACGCCTCTTTGACCGTCATTTGATCCGCGCCGTGGACTGA
- a CDS encoding NlpC/P60 family protein, with the protein MSDRRLTPANDHVALAGFATAGQRVVTAERQRVRVPVADLRAAPGGGLDRQVLWGEAFDVLECRDGWAFGQAARDGYVGYVAQDQLGADHVPNYRVSVRATHLYARDDLKSEAVMSLSFGAQLQVVDERRRFMEVDGGFFVPKPHIRPAARPFSDPVMVAQIFFGTPYLLGGNSAFGIDCSGLVQAGFLACGLTCPGDSDMQMALGRPVGGGYQRGDLLFWKGHVALCVDDEVMIHANAHHMAVAYEPIARGIARIEAQGDGPLTGHRRL; encoded by the coding sequence ATGAGCGATCGCCGGTTGACCCCCGCCAATGACCATGTCGCCCTTGCCGGTTTCGCGACGGCAGGGCAACGCGTGGTCACGGCAGAGCGCCAGCGTGTTCGTGTCCCCGTCGCGGACCTGCGCGCCGCGCCCGGCGGTGGGCTGGATCGTCAAGTGCTTTGGGGCGAGGCGTTCGATGTGCTGGAATGTCGGGACGGTTGGGCCTTTGGTCAGGCTGCACGGGACGGCTACGTCGGTTATGTCGCGCAGGATCAGCTTGGTGCCGATCATGTGCCGAACTACAGGGTGTCTGTCCGGGCGACGCATCTGTATGCGCGCGACGATCTCAAGTCCGAAGCGGTGATGTCCCTGTCTTTCGGGGCGCAGCTGCAGGTGGTCGATGAACGGCGCAGGTTCATGGAGGTCGACGGCGGGTTTTTCGTGCCCAAGCCGCATATTCGCCCTGCGGCCCGGCCGTTTTCCGACCCGGTGATGGTGGCACAGATATTCTTTGGCACGCCCTATCTTTTGGGCGGGAATTCCGCCTTTGGGATCGATTGTTCAGGGCTGGTGCAGGCAGGTTTTCTGGCCTGTGGTCTGACTTGCCCCGGCGACAGCGATATGCAGATGGCGCTGGGCCGACCTGTGGGGGGGGGCTATCAGCGCGGAGATCTGTTGTTCTGGAAGGGCCATGTCGCGCTTTGTGTGGACGACGAGGTGATGATCCATGCCAATGCGCATCATATGGCCGTCGCTTATGAACCGATCGCCCGGGGTATTGCGCGGATCGAGGCGCAGGGGGACGGGCCGCTCACGGGGCATCGCCGCCTTTAA